GACTGAAGGCGCAGCGGAGCTGACGAACGGGGGCCAGAGCCTCGAGGAAACCAGCGGCTTGGAATTCTGTGTTCAGTTCCGGACTGTAAATGTCATTTTCCTGAACCGACCTCAGAAAATGGAGAAAGGCCTCGCTCTCCAATAATTGGTCCCGCAGGTTGGAGGCATCGGAAGAAACGGGGAAGCTCTCCTGGGCGAAATCTTGGAGAGCGGAAAGAATGGACTGGGTGATCATAGGTTCTGGGTTGGGTTCAATATCACGGGGGAATTTTCACTTACGACTCAGCAGGAATCGAAAGCGGAGAGTGTTTGGGATCCCGCGCCAAGGCGGGTCGAGCAGCGAGGGCTTGGCGAGCCTCCGGAGCGGAGGCAGGGGCGAGGCGAGCTTGGGTTTTCCACCAACGTTCCACCAGGAAGTGGTGCGGAAGAGTCAAAACCAGGAAGCTCAAGAGCAAGACGGCCGTCCAATCGAAAGGGTTGGCTAGGCTTCCCCGCCACGCTACCACTAGAGCCACACAAAAAATCACGGGGAGAAGGAAAGGGAGGCTGGCGCGGTGAACACGAAAGAGACTTTGCCAGAGAGGAAGCTTCGAGTTTGGAGAGGGGATTTCCCGCTTTGCGAGTTCGACGGTGTGGCGAAAAGCGTGCCAAGTCAGAAAATAAAGCCCAACCGAGAAGAGGGGGTGAAGAGCGATGACAACCAGTAGCAACAAGAGACCTTCGCCCAGTTCCACGAGGGCGCGTTGGGTCGTTTGGCGGACCATGCTGAGAAAGAGGGCGATGGCCCAAAGGCAAGCGAAAACAAGGCCGCCCGCTTGGCCGAGGCCTTGAATTTCTCCAACCGCAAAGGTCACTCCGGAAGCGGGTCGGAGGAAGGCGAGGGCTTCTTGCCCGAGAGTGGCGATGGCGGTGGGGTGAAGAGCCAGAGTGAGAGAGAAGAAGAGCCCTATGCGCCAGATGCCGCCACCGGTCCGGCGGCCATCGGGAGCGAAGCGCTGAAGGTCCCGCTCATCGGCTGACCCAAAGTGGAGAATCGTAAGGAGGAGAAAACCGCAAAGAGCAAGGGTCGGGAAGAACCAAGCGAGCGCCAAAATGCCAAAGGCGATGGCCGAGTAGGCGAGAAAATATCCCATCTTTTGAGCGGGGGAGACGGGTTTGAGGATGATCCAGTCCCCGGCCCCGTGGGCCATCCCGATCAAGGGCAAAGAGATGAGGAAAGGGAGCCAGGGAAGGCCGCTGTGAAGAGAAAACACCAGGGCGGCCAGTCCGCCGAGGGCAAAGAAAAACCAGGACAGGAAGAGCCCTTCCTGTCCTGGTTTGATCCAATTCATGACTGTCTCGAGTGGAGAGTCTTTAGACTTTGGCTGAGCCGCCGCCCATGGACTCCACCGCGGGCTGATAGCCGTCTTCTGCCGAGCGAAGCATGCAGACGTAGCTGAGCATGGCTCCGTAAACGACTTTCGACGTTACGTCCACAATCGTGAAGAGCACTTGACGCCACACCGAACCGCTCGGGTTCCAGGCGAAGGCGGGAATGGCGATCACAATGCCATAAATGGTCCACGAGATGAGAAAGAGAATCGCGATGCCTTTCATGACACCGGCTGCCTTGGTAGAAAGACTCCTGGTGAGGGGCATGACTCCTTTGAAGAAGATCCAAAGGACAATGAGGTAGGCAATCCATCCCAAAATATAGAAGACCCAGAAAAGTCCGACCGCACCGCTGTCGGGCGCTTCGGGATTGAAACCATACTCAAAGACTTGTGCAATATAGCTAAACACCACCATCGCAAGGCCCGAAAGTCCGAAACCGACGGCCAGACTCTTGAATTTCCCTGCTGCGACTGGAACAACAAATAGGATCTGAAGAAGGAGCATGGGCACATCGATCGACCAGTTTAGGTAGCGATATCCATTGGAGAAGGTGGTGCCGGTCTCCCCTTGTGAGTAGGCGGTAGACCAAACTTCTCCGTCATAGGTGAAAGCGCGGTCCCAGCTTTGCTGCTGGTTGAAAAGAATGATGGCCGCGGAAACCATAACCACGGCGGAGAGATAGTTGCTCATTCGGTATTTTGGAGCCACTTCCCTAGCGGTAATGATGAAGTAGACCAAGCCGGCCAAAGTGGCACCCACACCAAAGACCAGAATATGGGAAATGATATCCCACTGGTAGCTTTGGTAGGTGAAGAAGTTTTCCATGTTTTCCATGATGTGTCGTTGGGTTTAGGTTTATCTTTTAGTTCAAAGGACAACCGGACTAC
This region of Verrucomicrobiota bacterium genomic DNA includes:
- a CDS encoding Brp/Blh family beta-carotene 15,15'-dioxygenase, whose translation is MNWIKPGQEGLFLSWFFFALGGLAALVFSLHSGLPWLPFLISLPLIGMAHGAGDWIILKPVSPAQKMGYFLAYSAIAFGILALAWFFPTLALCGFLLLTILHFGSADERDLQRFAPDGRRTGGGIWRIGLFFSLTLALHPTAIATLGQEALAFLRPASGVTFAVGEIQGLGQAGGLVFACLWAIALFLSMVRQTTQRALVELGEGLLLLLVVIALHPLFSVGLYFLTWHAFRHTVELAKREIPSPNSKLPLWQSLFRVHRASLPFLLPVIFCVALVVAWRGSLANPFDWTAVLLLSFLVLTLPHHFLVERWWKTQARLAPASAPEARQALAARPALARDPKHSPLSIPAES
- a CDS encoding bacteriorhodopsin; protein product: MENMENFFTYQSYQWDIISHILVFGVGATLAGLVYFIITAREVAPKYRMSNYLSAVVMVSAAIILFNQQQSWDRAFTYDGEVWSTAYSQGETGTTFSNGYRYLNWSIDVPMLLLQILFVVPVAAGKFKSLAVGFGLSGLAMVVFSYIAQVFEYGFNPEAPDSGAVGLFWVFYILGWIAYLIVLWIFFKGVMPLTRSLSTKAAGVMKGIAILFLISWTIYGIVIAIPAFAWNPSGSVWRQVLFTIVDVTSKVVYGAMLSYVCMLRSAEDGYQPAVESMGGGSAKV